A stretch of Paenibacillus mucilaginosus 3016 DNA encodes these proteins:
- a CDS encoding DoxX family protein, with amino-acid sequence MRNIKIAYWVITLCTLTGFAISAFNEITHSPKTFMDTTQLLGYPPYFLTLLGVAKIIGILVLLVPRYYRLKEWAYAGLTIDCIAAFWSELAVGNPMAGIKAVVVFAFVMLSYFLLLRMEKGLNKSAESGPMAAGTHPQAG; translated from the coding sequence ATGAGAAACATCAAAATCGCTTACTGGGTCATCACGCTTTGCACGCTCACAGGATTCGCCATCAGTGCCTTCAATGAGATTACCCATTCGCCCAAAACGTTCATGGACACCACCCAGCTGCTGGGCTACCCGCCCTACTTCCTCACTCTTCTGGGAGTGGCCAAAATCATCGGTATCCTTGTTCTGCTCGTTCCCCGATATTACAGGCTGAAGGAATGGGCGTATGCCGGCCTGACGATTGACTGCATTGCGGCCTTTTGGTCCGAATTGGCGGTCGGCAATCCCATGGCAGGTATAAAGGCCGTGGTGGTCTTTGCCTTTGTGATGCTGTCCTATTTCCTGCTGCTGAGAATGGAGAAAGGCTTGAATAAAAGCGCTGAGAGCGGACCGATGGCGGCCGGCACTCACCCCCAAGCCGGCTGA
- a CDS encoding copper amine oxidase N-terminal domain-containing protein yields MVADGTTATPTPAPGPSIPTPAPAPETNGPEIHVFFKGQELQFSETQPVIKDGSTLVPFRKLFETLGFTVSWVENGAVRQAVGTKDGLTIKLTIDSTTASVNDQNVALEVPAQIMGAVRWFRFGL; encoded by the coding sequence ATGGTCGCCGATGGCACGACCGCCACGCCAACACCTGCACCGGGCCCATCCATCCCGACACCGGCCCCTGCGCCGGAAACAAACGGGCCGGAGATTCATGTCTTCTTCAAGGGTCAAGAACTCCAATTCAGCGAGACGCAGCCGGTGATCAAAGACGGTTCTACACTGGTTCCCTTCCGCAAGCTCTTCGAAACTCTGGGCTTCACGGTGAGCTGGGTGGAGAACGGAGCGGTACGGCAGGCGGTCGGTACCAAAGACGGCCTGACGATCAAGCTAACCATCGACAGCACCACGGCTTCCGTCAATGATCAGAATGTCGCTCTGGAAGTGCCGGCACAGATCATGGGGGCAGTACGATGGTTCCGCTTCGGTTTGTAG
- a CDS encoding stalk domain-containing protein, translating into MFPFQGFPFQSKAKSAVLSLVLAGSCALTGTLSLGTAASAATTASGTAIHVFFGGQELQFTETQPVIKDGSTLVPFRKLFETLGFEVSWVDTGAAQQAVGTKDGLTIKLTINSSTASVNDQNVALEVPAQIVGGNTMVPLRFVAENSGYQVTYAKENHVATIQIGEGTGGAPAPTTQPPVPIPAQPPAQLSVEPYVVQGYARDASGRPLAGASVWADNTLLYDSNILGVTDENGYYRLELPSLATTWRMGGDFSREGEGRAYKFDLVPEVDQPFAGNTGAVRNFTWKNDVGYLFLYADFFSFDDDNLPMVEMKDIEMTLTPVGSTLDDGTGKTIVKRIGRMEYEGLGIDKIPLGRYKATARWMPKGLEPMPLLIRVEGEGEYAESVEFDFSQKRGYLDDDYMMEFEVQYP; encoded by the coding sequence GTGTTTCCATTTCAAGGGTTTCCATTTCAATCCAAAGCCAAATCGGCAGTGCTGAGCCTGGTGCTGGCAGGGAGCTGTGCCCTGACGGGCACCCTGTCTCTTGGAACGGCAGCCTCGGCGGCAACTACAGCGTCCGGGACGGCGATCCATGTGTTCTTCGGGGGCCAGGAGCTTCAATTCACCGAGACGCAGCCGGTGATCAAGGACGGATCTACCCTGGTTCCGTTCCGGAAGCTGTTCGAGACGCTCGGCTTCGAGGTGAGCTGGGTGGATACGGGAGCAGCCCAGCAGGCGGTCGGAACGAAGGATGGCCTGACCATCAAATTAACGATCAACAGCAGCACGGCGTCGGTTAACGATCAGAATGTCGCGCTTGAAGTGCCGGCGCAGATCGTCGGAGGGAATACGATGGTCCCGCTGCGGTTTGTGGCGGAGAACAGCGGTTACCAGGTTACGTATGCCAAAGAGAATCATGTGGCGACCATTCAGATCGGCGAGGGCACAGGGGGCGCTCCTGCACCAACCACGCAGCCGCCTGTCCCAATCCCAGCTCAGCCGCCGGCGCAATTGTCCGTCGAGCCCTATGTGGTTCAGGGCTATGCGCGTGATGCGTCAGGCCGGCCGCTGGCGGGTGCATCGGTCTGGGCGGATAACACCCTGCTGTACGACAGCAACATCCTGGGCGTAACGGATGAGAACGGCTACTACCGTCTCGAGCTGCCAAGCCTTGCGACGACCTGGAGGATGGGCGGCGACTTCTCCCGGGAGGGGGAAGGCAGAGCCTATAAGTTCGACCTGGTTCCTGAAGTGGATCAGCCGTTTGCAGGCAATACGGGCGCGGTCCGGAATTTTACCTGGAAGAACGATGTGGGCTACCTGTTCTTGTATGCTGATTTCTTCTCCTTCGATGACGACAACCTGCCTATGGTAGAGATGAAAGATATTGAAATGACCTTGACCCCTGTGGGCTCCACGCTGGACGACGGTACCGGCAAGACGATCGTCAAGCGGATCGGACGGATGGAGTACGAAGGTCTTGGGATCGATAAAATTCCGCTGGGCCGCTACAAAGCGACCGCCCGTTGGATGCCGAAGGGACTTGAGCCGATGCCGCTGCTGATCCGGGTTGAAGGAGAAGGGGAATATGCCGAGTCCGTGGAGTTTGATTTCAGCCAAAAAAGAGGCTACCTGGACGATGATTACATGATGGAATTTGAGGTTCAATATCCATAA
- a CDS encoding sensor histidine kinase, with product MIQAVEIIKKSPFSWKLLFGLKLIVDLALAGAFYFEHSMTLLWRLGFVVISLLIFLGINAVYLDRKKRQNWLLHVLLIDFLVSAAYGYVYISGDFPNHLFIGITALAILMLVKNTRMLVLTCILLLAVYVVTMGSVDWYLYQQLHTAGYFISCSFILFAGIVSAVIQHYGRAHEKAMQLHAQLLQSHEQLQEYALQTEEWAAARERVRMARDIHDTVGHKLTALLVQMQLARKLGGSDASRSQQIYLECEDLIRSSLQEVRLSVRAIRDEPAGAGSLHDSLQKLGEEFTRFTGVQTAFEIKGAPVALPRNLQLTAYRMVQESLTNAQKHGQAKHVHVALTYSESGFSLSIRNDGVVPHELKPGFGLISLQERAKEWNGEVRFYLDRNEGFAVEGAFPYAALERERVHR from the coding sequence ATGATCCAAGCGGTTGAAATCATCAAAAAGAGCCCCTTTTCATGGAAACTGCTATTCGGCCTGAAGCTCATTGTTGATTTGGCTTTAGCCGGTGCTTTTTATTTTGAACATTCGATGACGCTGTTGTGGAGATTGGGCTTTGTGGTCATCTCCCTGCTGATCTTCCTGGGGATTAATGCAGTTTATCTCGACAGGAAGAAACGGCAGAATTGGCTGCTTCACGTCCTGCTCATCGACTTCCTGGTGTCCGCTGCTTACGGCTACGTTTATATCAGCGGGGATTTCCCGAATCATCTGTTCATAGGGATTACCGCCCTGGCGATTCTCATGTTAGTCAAGAACACCCGGATGCTGGTTCTTACCTGCATCCTGCTGCTTGCCGTGTATGTTGTGACGATGGGCAGCGTGGACTGGTACTTATATCAACAGCTCCATACCGCCGGCTACTTTATTTCCTGTTCGTTTATTCTATTCGCGGGGATCGTGAGTGCGGTAATCCAGCATTATGGGCGCGCTCACGAGAAGGCGATGCAGCTGCATGCCCAGCTGCTGCAGTCCCATGAGCAGCTGCAGGAATATGCGCTCCAAACGGAAGAGTGGGCGGCAGCCAGGGAAAGAGTGCGCATGGCGCGGGATATTCACGATACGGTAGGTCATAAATTAACGGCACTATTGGTGCAAATGCAGCTGGCCCGCAAGCTGGGCGGGTCGGATGCCTCACGCAGTCAGCAAATCTATCTGGAATGTGAAGATTTAATCCGATCGTCCCTGCAGGAGGTGCGGCTGTCGGTAAGGGCCATCCGGGATGAACCTGCGGGGGCCGGCTCCCTGCATGACAGCCTCCAAAAGCTGGGGGAGGAGTTTACCCGATTTACCGGCGTACAAACCGCTTTCGAGATCAAGGGAGCTCCCGTCGCTCTGCCCCGCAATCTCCAGTTGACGGCTTACCGCATGGTTCAGGAATCGCTTACCAATGCGCAGAAGCACGGTCAGGCCAAGCATGTGCACGTGGCATTGACCTACTCGGAGAGCGGATTTTCGCTGAGCATACGCAATGACGGTGTGGTTCCTCATGAACTGAAGCCGGGTTTCGGTCTCATCAGTTTGCAGGAAAGAGCGAAGGAGTGGAATGGAGAGGTGCGATTCTACCTGGATCGGAACGAAGGATTTGCTGTCGAAGGAGCATTCCCCTATGCTGCACTGGAGAGGGAGCGTGTCCACCGTTGA
- a CDS encoding response regulator, whose product MKILIVDDQRLMREGLAALIGLEPGMEVVGTAVDGRDAYAKALEWRPDVVLMDIRMPGMDGVEGTQLILKHLPETKILILTTFDDAELILRALEQGVHGYLLKDMPSEAIVSSIQTVYNGGTVLQSEITAMLLGELQKMSEWNRGQPALLSTNEPAALGGLTEREKEILALLGRGFNNKEIAGSLVITEGTVKNHVSNLIAKLGLRDRTQAALFSVRHGANIP is encoded by the coding sequence TTGAAAATTCTGATCGTGGATGACCAGCGGCTCATGCGAGAGGGGCTTGCTGCCCTTATTGGCCTCGAACCGGGGATGGAAGTGGTGGGGACGGCAGTGGACGGGAGAGATGCCTATGCCAAAGCGCTGGAATGGCGGCCCGACGTAGTGCTGATGGATATCCGAATGCCGGGAATGGACGGTGTGGAGGGGACCCAGTTGATCCTGAAGCATCTGCCCGAAACCAAAATTCTGATTCTGACCACCTTCGATGATGCGGAGTTAATCCTGCGGGCTTTGGAACAAGGTGTCCATGGCTATTTGTTGAAGGATATGCCATCCGAGGCGATCGTCAGCAGCATTCAAACCGTATATAACGGCGGAACGGTGCTTCAATCCGAGATCACCGCCATGCTGCTGGGTGAGCTCCAAAAAATGTCGGAGTGGAACAGGGGACAGCCGGCTCTCCTCAGTACCAACGAACCTGCCGCTCTCGGGGGGCTGACCGAACGGGAGAAAGAAATCCTCGCTTTATTGGGCCGGGGATTCAATAATAAAGAGATTGCAGGCAGCCTTGTGATCACGGAAGGCACGGTGAAAAACCACGTGTCGAACCTCATCGCCAAGCTTGGTCTGCGGGACAGGACACAGGCTGCACTCTTTTCAGTCCGTCATGGAGCTAACATCCCCTAG